From Leptodactylus fuscus isolate aLepFus1 chromosome 11, aLepFus1.hap2, whole genome shotgun sequence, one genomic window encodes:
- the FLOT1 gene encoding flotillin-1 isoform X1: MVFYTCGPNEAMVVSGFCRSPPVMIAGGRVFVLPCVQQIQRISLNTHTLNVKSEKVYTRHGVPISVTGIAQVKIQGQNKEMLAAACQMFLGKTENEVAHIALETLEGHQRAIMAHMTVEEIYKDRQKFSEQVFKVASSDLVNMGISVVSYTLKDIHDDQDYLHSLGKARTAQVQKDARIGEAVAKRDAGIKEAEAQQAKVSAQYVNEIEMAKAQRDFELKKATYDLEVNSRKAESDLAYQLQVAKTKQKIEEQKVQVQVVERAQQIQLQDQEISRKEKELEARIKKPADAERYRLEKLAEAERMKLITQAEAEAESIRVKGEAQAYAVEVRARADAEQMAKKAEAFQQYQEAAIVDMLLEKLPEVVEEISKPLTQVKKIKMVSSGGSEVGAAKITGEVLDILNRLPETVEKLTGINLSQNLHQDGKLGQPLISV; this comes from the exons ATGGTGTTCTATACCTGCGGACCGAATGAAGCCATGGTTGTATCAG GTTTCTGCCGCAGCCCTCCAGTAATGATCGCCGGTGGCCGGGTCTTTGTCCTGCCCTGCGTGCAGCAGATTCAGAG GATCTCTCTGAATACGCACACCCTGAACGTGAAGAGCGAGAAGGTCTACACACGGCACGGAGTCCCCATCTCTGTCACTGGCATTGCTCAG GTGAAGATCCAGGGGCAGAATAAGGAGATGCTGGCGGCCGCCTGTCAGATGTTCCTGGGGAAAACCGAGAATGAAGTGGCCCATATTGCCCTGGAGACCTTGGAGGGTCACCAGCGCGCCATCATGGCACACATGACTGTGGAG GAGATCTACAAGGACCGGCAGAAGTTTTCTGAACAGGTATTTAAAGTGGCCTCCTCTGACCTGGTGAACATGGGGATCAGCGTTGTCAGCTACACCCTGAAGGACATCCATGATGACCAG GATTACCTGCACTCTCTAGGTAAAGCCAGGACAGCTCAGGTGCAGAAGGATGCCAGGATCGGTGAAGCCGTAGCCAAAAGAGATGCCGGGATtaag GAAGCAGAGGCTCAACAGGCAAAGGTGTCTGCCCAATATGTCAATGAAATAGAAATGGCAAAAGCTCAGCGAGACTTTGAGCTGAAGAAAGCCACGTACGACCTGGAGGTGAACAGCAGGAAAGCGGAGAGTGACCTGGCCTATCAGTTACAG GTAGCTAAAACCAAGCAGAAGATCGAGGAGCAGAAGGTTCAGGTCCAGGTGGTGGAAAGGGCTCAGCAGATCCAACTTCAAGATCAAGAAATCAGCCGTAAGGAGAAGGAACTGGAAGCCAGAATCAAGAAACCGGCAGATGCCGAGCGTTACCGCCTGGAGAAGCTGGCAGAGGCTGAGAG AATGAAACTCATCACCCAGGCCGAGGCAGAGGCGGAATCCATCAGG GTAAAGGGCGAGGCTCAGGCCTATGCGGTGGAGGTCCGAGCTCGAGCCGATGCTGAACAGATGGCCAAGAAGGCCGAAGCCTTCCAGCAATATCAGGAGGCTGCCATAGTGGACATGTTGCTGGAGAAGCTGCCTGAG GTTGTAGAGGAGATCAGCAAGCCATTAACCCAGGTGAAGAAGATTAAAATGGTGTCCAGCGGTGGAAGTGAAGTCGGAGCTGCCAAAATCACAGGAGAAGTCCTGGATATACTCAACCGCCTGCCGGAGACGGTGGAGAAGCTGACGGGCATTAACCTTAGCCAG AATCTTCACCAGGATGGAAAACTGGGCCAGCCACTGATCTCAGTGTGA
- the FLOT1 gene encoding flotillin-1 isoform X2, with the protein MVFYTCGPNEAMVVSGFCRSPPVMIAGGRVFVLPCVQQIQRISLNTHTLNVKSEKVYTRHGVPISVTGIAQVKIQGQNKEMLAAACQMFLGKTENEVAHIALETLEGHQRAIMAHMTVEEIYKDRQKFSEQVFKVASSDLVNMGISVVSYTLKDIHDDQDYLHSLGKARTAQVQKDARIGEAVAKRDAGIKEAEAQQAKVSAQYVNEIEMAKAQRDFELKKATYDLEVNSRKAESDLAYQLQVAKTKQKIEEQKVQVQVVERAQQIQLQDQEISRKEKELEARIKKPADAERYRLEKLAEAERMKLITQAEAEAESIRVKGEAQAYAVEVRARADAEQMAKKAEAFQQYQEAAIVDMLLEKLPEVVEEISKPLTQVKKIKMVSSGGSEVGAAKITGEVLDILNRLPETVEKLTGINLSQNIQRRPGRMI; encoded by the exons ATGGTGTTCTATACCTGCGGACCGAATGAAGCCATGGTTGTATCAG GTTTCTGCCGCAGCCCTCCAGTAATGATCGCCGGTGGCCGGGTCTTTGTCCTGCCCTGCGTGCAGCAGATTCAGAG GATCTCTCTGAATACGCACACCCTGAACGTGAAGAGCGAGAAGGTCTACACACGGCACGGAGTCCCCATCTCTGTCACTGGCATTGCTCAG GTGAAGATCCAGGGGCAGAATAAGGAGATGCTGGCGGCCGCCTGTCAGATGTTCCTGGGGAAAACCGAGAATGAAGTGGCCCATATTGCCCTGGAGACCTTGGAGGGTCACCAGCGCGCCATCATGGCACACATGACTGTGGAG GAGATCTACAAGGACCGGCAGAAGTTTTCTGAACAGGTATTTAAAGTGGCCTCCTCTGACCTGGTGAACATGGGGATCAGCGTTGTCAGCTACACCCTGAAGGACATCCATGATGACCAG GATTACCTGCACTCTCTAGGTAAAGCCAGGACAGCTCAGGTGCAGAAGGATGCCAGGATCGGTGAAGCCGTAGCCAAAAGAGATGCCGGGATtaag GAAGCAGAGGCTCAACAGGCAAAGGTGTCTGCCCAATATGTCAATGAAATAGAAATGGCAAAAGCTCAGCGAGACTTTGAGCTGAAGAAAGCCACGTACGACCTGGAGGTGAACAGCAGGAAAGCGGAGAGTGACCTGGCCTATCAGTTACAG GTAGCTAAAACCAAGCAGAAGATCGAGGAGCAGAAGGTTCAGGTCCAGGTGGTGGAAAGGGCTCAGCAGATCCAACTTCAAGATCAAGAAATCAGCCGTAAGGAGAAGGAACTGGAAGCCAGAATCAAGAAACCGGCAGATGCCGAGCGTTACCGCCTGGAGAAGCTGGCAGAGGCTGAGAG AATGAAACTCATCACCCAGGCCGAGGCAGAGGCGGAATCCATCAGG GTAAAGGGCGAGGCTCAGGCCTATGCGGTGGAGGTCCGAGCTCGAGCCGATGCTGAACAGATGGCCAAGAAGGCCGAAGCCTTCCAGCAATATCAGGAGGCTGCCATAGTGGACATGTTGCTGGAGAAGCTGCCTGAG GTTGTAGAGGAGATCAGCAAGCCATTAACCCAGGTGAAGAAGATTAAAATGGTGTCCAGCGGTGGAAGTGAAGTCGGAGCTGCCAAAATCACAGGAGAAGTCCTGGATATACTCAACCGCCTGCCGGAGACGGTGGAGAAGCTGACGGGCATTAACCTTAGCCAG AACATACAGAGGAGGCCCGGGCGCATGATCTGA